DNA sequence from the Salvia splendens isolate huo1 chromosome 19, SspV2, whole genome shotgun sequence genome:
aaaatgacatttttgtttaataaaatgatacttttacctaataaaatgataatctaagcggataaaattacagaaaccttataaaaatgatagtttttccggataaaatgatactctgagttgataaaatgatacttttagcttataaatgttaggtttactgcataaaatgatagttttgccggatagaatgatactttcagccgatagaatgatagttttgtcgggtagaatgatactttcagccgatagaatgataggtatttttggtgtataaaatgacatttttgtttaataaaatgatacttttacctgataaaatgataatctaagcggataaaatgacagtaaccttataaaaatgatactctaagttgataaaatgatatgtttactgctttgtaggtttgtatattatgtattgtgccgattatattaggtttattgcataaaatgatagttttgcccgatagaatgatactctgagctgataaaatgatacttttgactggctgataaaatgataaaatgataggtttattgcataaaatgttagttttggcggatagaatgatactctgagttgataaaatgatacttttgactgactgataaaatgataaaatgatatacgttaggtttattgcatagaatgatagttttgccgaatagaatgatactttgagttgatgaaatgatacttttgactgactgataaaatgataaaatgagcgaaattcagaaattaaatgagcgaactttgaatacgtaaattttatcatgagcgaaatgacatatttacccccgcgctttttttatgaagtaaatctaaatttgaatctagaccacgtgattttaaaaatgtgtggtccagatttagttatagggttattacggaaattggggttattattataatgcacccctatatatatttaattaaactaatttttaattattgattcaCATATAACTACAATTTGGCATGTGGCGGCTGTGTTGTGCATTACAAAAACCCTAGCCGCGGCCCATAAATTACCTTCATtatcctctcctctcctctcctctcctcttgAGATAGAAATGGCGGATAAAGCTAGCAGTGGATCCGCAATTAGAACAAGGTAGGTTACCGCAAGCTAGTCTAGTTGTAGAATTCAAAACTTTCTTCGTCAATTGTCCACCAATTTGATTCGTTCATCTCGATCCGCATAACTACAACATTTCAGTTTATGTTTTCAAAAGTCAATCAAAATCTGCATCTTTTTTTGTTGATGACAAATATGTTGTTGATTTGTTATGAGTTTTGATTCGATGCTGTATAGCTATGAATCATTTGAGTTTGAGCTTTGTAAAAGCAATCAAAATCCAGTacctttgttgttgttgttgatttGTTATGAGTTTTGATTTGGTCGATTGTATATATGGTAGCCAATTAGCCAGTCACACATCAGCTTAATGCTGTGGCGCTGTGTGAATGGTCAGTAAGCGTACCTACATTATAATGTTGCTGGCCTTGCCTTGTTTTTGGGATCAGATTTTCTCTGCTCCCGCCCAGGTTATCACCTACATATCgattatttagatttttttttttttttttttttttgattggGAGCTGATTTTCTCAACTCACGCAccaaatgatttttaaaaataagaaaatatatttaaaacaaattaaatcaaaataaaaaatatatagaaaaaattaaaaattattgcaaatcaagaataaaaactatttaaattttgtattcaTAAGATTATAAATATGCTTTCTCCTTCTACCTCTATCAATTCACTGTGACAAAAGGCCATGGGgaaaagaaatagaaattaGGATATACAAATAAAAGTTTTAGAAAAAGGACATGGGgaaaagaaatagaaattaGGATATACAAACAAAAGATTGAGAAATACTAAATACCAAAGTAAATAAATAGTTTATTATAAACAAAACATTGAATTCAAACATCTCAACAAAATCATTACAAACATTACACCAGTAATTCATATATTTTGAAAGACTTTAAATAATATTAAGATTAGAATCACTTCTACTATCATTCTAATCcccacaaactaaaatcttcaAACGTTCACAACTTATGACTCTAGATATAGCAACATAAAGTTGTACATGACTAAAGaccaattttttcaaaaataatccTACATGGGACAGAAATGGTAATTGCATATGACATAGCCAATGGTAATTGGCGTCGTTGGAATCTGAATGGTAGCCTTGGATCAGACGGTATCAAAATCTTATGACCAATATTATGCCCCCTAAGACACGGGCCTCCAAAACATAATCACCTAACCGAGTAATTATCAATTTGGTGCCATTACACAAACCCTTGGAATGATGTATGTTTCTTAACAACATCACATGAGTTCAAACTTTCAACATCAGTTCATGATTAGGTGTACCTGAACAattcaaattattcaaaaattcaGCTGAATGTATCTCAGAAGAACCATTCGATGTGGAATCTGAATTTGAAATGCTATCAGAGCTCAAATATACTCGACCCTGAGATTGATCCATCAAAATCATGAACTGGTTAACCTCATCGTCAACATCAAGCGTGGGAGCAAGTATGGCACGATCATGCAAACAATTTCTAAACTCTTCAGGACCCATATAAGAAGGATATATATTCTCAACAAAGGTTTTAAGAGGATCTCCAGCATTAGACAGTATAATGTCAGAGGGAAGATCAATTACGACTTCACCATCATTCAGACCACCAACAACTCCATCACCTATAGAAGCAACCCAAGAAGAAAATTCCTTCAACTTAGAAGCTTCAACAGAAGATTTGAAactatccaagccccttggcctagcggtaaaggttgctggataccgcgtctattctggaggtctcgagttcgaaccctgggtggcgtaatttgtctttcctccttgttataggagttgatttgtaatttcctcattcatatatatgatataaatatatgaagttaattttttaaaaaaaagaaaaaaaaaaacagaagatTTGAAACTCAACAGTCTCATGTTTCTAGGCAACCTCAATACTGTACAATTACTCCAAAGATATGAAGAGTTAATGGTGATATTCACAACATTCTGTCGACTCCCTTTAGTAACAATATGTAAAATTTGTCTAGAGTCACTTCCTttatcacccgtgctatgcacgggacatacgaattttaaataataaaaattaaaatataaaaaaagagataaagagtatataatatgtttatatatatgttaattaaaataagtattcttaaaattataaataattaaaaacactataaacaatatgaaaaaagaaaatgtaattCTCTCAACCTACtctaaatgaaacattttataTTCAGCAAAATGATTTTATACAGTTTTAAATTATGATATgagtggaataaaataaaataaaacaaatgacaAAGAGGAGATGTGCGACTATAAGGATTAAAGAGTATGGATTAATTATAATAAGATATACACATAAAGGATGCGACTAAATATCATATactttgaataaataaattggtCAACAATTTTACATGCCACATTGAGAATATCAAAATCTTGTcaccaaaataaattattttaaataacgTATTTCATTGAATCATAATATACTTAGTAAAGTATTTATAACGCAATTAAATAATATGGCATTTCATCTAACGTATTTCTTCTGTAtatatgatatttatttttaattattatcctACACGACACCATATTATCATTTGTTCatctcaatatatttattttttaaattataaattaatagtattaaacttatattgtcataactttcatatatcacatattaaattaatatcaaACTTACGTTGTCATAACTTTTATATATCACAAGcatttatcatatactccctccgtcccttaaagaTAGGGACTTtttaaatggtaagtagattaaaataaaaaataaaaaaataaaatataatgatgtttataattaagaatatgagttaattaaaataagtatcataacattataaataattgaaaacattataaataatactaacaaaaagagaaatgtaTTTCTCTCTACCTACtctaaatgaaacatttcatattCGGCAAACAATTTTATAcagttttaatataatttttcaaactttttaaatattttttcccCATATTGCAACAATTACGATCATGAGAGAAATCAAAACCAAATCAATTATAGTTATGTATACCACCTTTAGTAGCTATCCTCGTGCGATGTACGGcccaaacatttttcaaaaacgaATAATAAGAAGATAGAATTGAGAACTAAATATAACATCATGACATCACCCCCTTCAAAAAGGAaagataaattgaaaaaatatatttctcatttaccttcTAAAATAAGATAACtatacattttaaaaaataataaacacTGAAAGAAGAAGGTAAATttaaaatgacaaataaaatgcAATGATGAAATAGAATGTGATTCATGCATacattcaatttatttatttagtagtatgataaaatgaagaagaaaataacttttatataataaatataataagatAGTTCAAGGTATATAGTTAAATAATTAATGGATTTTCGAATTTGTAACAATGCAAATGAGGGGCGGCCAAACTACTTTTAATTCTAAATGAATGAATAGGCTCAAAGCTTAAAAGTCAACAGCTTACTCCTTTTCAATAAGGATATTTTCtcagtaaaaaataaaagtctATTATACTATCTTTGTTTCCTAATAAGTGTTTTATTTTGACCTGATATAGGTTTTGAATAATGTAAAAGAAAATGGGTTATAAAAATTAGTGGTGtataaattctaattttttaatattagttttatactataATGCGAACGAAATGAATTAGTTGAATATATGTCAATcactaaaagtagtaaaaacaaaGTGAAAGAAATTAATTAGGAACAGACTAAAAATGTAAAACTGAGACATAAAATGGGTACGGGGAAGTAGTAGTTTATTTAGTTAACAATGAAgtagattaaaataaaaacagattAAAATATTCCATagcaaaatatattaaaataaagaatatagaatgaaaaataaaaaataaaaaacaaactaaTTATAAAGAGTATTCAAAACATTAtaaacaacaataaaaaaaaattgtatataaaAAGAATTTTATTAATCGTCGTGGAATAGAACACAACCAAAGGAAAATgctataaaattaaataagttaaatattaaaataaaaaagaaaaagtgcaAAAATACTTCATCTTAAATCAAATTCGACAAATCCAAATTAGAGAACTACGCTACTCAACAACGTCTCCATTTATAAGTAGGGGATCAACATATCCACCCACAtcaacaacacaaattaaaactattttttcacATCTGCAAAGAGTGAGAAAGTCTTCTTCGCCCAatcagtagagagagagagagatgggggCAGTGACAACGGCGTTGATAGCCATAGCGGCGGTGGCGCTGGGATGGTGTACGATCGAGATCGCGTGCAAGCCCTGTCTCGAGAAAGGTCGTGAAGCCATAGATCGCAACCTCAACCCCGATTATGATCCAGACGACGATATCGACACCGCCGCCGCCGTTCACGCCCCTCTCAATCCCGATTACTCTGAAGCCGCCGCCGCTCCCTCCACCGTCGTCAAGGCTGTCTGATTCTGCCAGAAATCGAGCTATCTCGTCCTCGAGGAATACTATTGTGCGTTAAttgcatatttaattttatttttttcttaatttgtttGTTCCTTTTGCTTTGCAATCTAAGATTGGAAATTATCAatgtttctctcttctttttttcaaaaaacaaactacacaaaataaaacttaatattaataaaatagaagtaAATTATAAATGATTAGAttgattatatttaaattataaaaacaaatcaaatataGGGAATAATTAAGAAATTTACAAAGCAATTATAGACAAAATTACAACACCAAAGAATTTGATTTTTCAGATATAACAATAATGGGttgcaaataaaatgaaaatgtggCCCATTCTATACACATATTAATACAGGCCTGCCAAATTTCTTTGCTCCATTAAAACGatccaaaacaaataaatgcACTAATAGAAATTGATAGTATAACAATCTAACGAAATCTGAATAACTTATAACCTAGACTATTTATCTAAAATAAATCtgataattaaattacattAGAAATAATTACACATAATAGACAATATAAATACCAAATTCTTTCACTTGGTGCGCCGCCCACCGACAAAACCCTAATCTCTCTGCCTTCACCAAATGTTCGAAACGACGACGCGACGACTCCTCCCCACTCTCAGTCGCCGATGATGCAATCTGGGACACGGTGCGTAAGGCGGCGACACGGTGGAAGAGTCGGCGAGGCAAACCGTTTTGATTTGGTCAAACCCTAGCTCTCGATCTGCTCCATTCCATACCGAAACAATAACGACTAGCGACGACTCCACCCACTCCAAAACGGCGACAACACTACCACCTGGATAACATAACCTCAATTCCAAACCACGACTACAACAGACACACCTATTCGATTTCTACAAACCCTACCCAAAATATGTAAAAATTACATCGCCCCCCGGAACCGTGACTCCGCTGTCTCCTGCTGCGAAGGTTGATTCCCCCCTTCAGCTTTTAAAATTTCGAATCGGCTAATTAAAAACATTCATCGAACCCACCGCCTAGCTCCTccttagggtatccactatggggagcccgcggctatagccgcagGTTGGGGCGGAGGGCGGGCGGGCTATAGTGGAGAAGTTGTCCGCCCGCGGGGCGGACACCGAAATGGGGGCGGACGGGCTTCATccgactccggggcgaggacgcggcgaaaTGGGGGCGGACGGGCTATAgccgattttaatttttttttttacatttcaattcacctataaatacaccccactccattcattattttcacaccattccaactctacatctataaaaatttctctcactacaatttggggtcgaaaatgaacaatttgtggagagacagctggaatgctctgattcaacaggtgcaacactaggtgggcgtaccacggagcaatgaatatttgatccaacgcttcgctgatatgcgcaggaccacatcatataacacactgcaggccgatttgattgaagaagtgtgggcacgtaggggaggtggtggcgcagtgtaggcacgtaggggaggtggtggcGCAGTGTAAACATGTTAGTGATTTGATCTAGATTAAATgtagtgtgtaattttaattttaattttaattttaattttaattttaattttaattttaattttaattttaattttaattttaattttaattttaattttaattttaattttaattttaattttaattttaattttaattttaattttacttttaattttaattttacttttaattttaattctaattatacttcgtatagtcgtgttcttctaattacgtatagcccgataaatttgttcataattacttgaaacattataaaatgaaagttgattataaaatttgggggctattggaggtgtccactacagtggcggacacaaaattttgggaggttttttctatttttattctaAAATAGAACTTAGGTTCCTCGTTTGTTCTagcgttttttttttgttccggatttgggagagacgcatgaccctcatgcgtctctttttaatgagacgcatgacgattatgcgtcttttatagagacgcatgagggtcatgcgtctctattttttttcgttttttttaacgacgcatgagggtcatgcgtcttaggtatagacgcatctccctcatgcgtctattgtttttttaaaatataatagacgacgcatgagcgtcatgcgtcttaaaaagagacgcatgagcctcatgcgtctctaacttgcTTAAATCAGTACCCACGGCAGAATAGGCAGAATacgcgagagaaagagaggaagacaaAACGTGCGATTTCCTTggcgatttcttggcgattcccttcatatttcggtaagtttccttcaatctttcaacattgctcccgtatttgttgtttatttgcatattattaggGTTTTTGATAAATCTATTGTATACTTACTATATTAGggtttaatgaaaaaaattgtctttaattgttgttggtttgtatatatatttttgcagaaatcatgcaagtatacgtgagtttatattggaGTGGTAGAATATATCAACTTTCTCAAGTGGGTATTTGTTATGATCCTCCTCGTGCGAGAGCTTCCATCGTATTGGATTCATGTGTCTCATTAtctgaattagttgcaatgatatgtgtTAAGATAAGAATAGATATTTGGTCACGATAATGCTCAACCGAGTGTCTAGGAGCATTTCCTATCTGCGTTGTTCCTTTCCACCTGTACATAAAATTGATGTAAGCAAATAAcccaatataaattaataaataaatatttagataTATACCTGGCGCCACATGGTGTATATGGCTTGTGCACAACTGGTCCAATGAACGCATGcctcaatgtgggcattctttcccacgcccatagcTGCAGAAGCATCATAGGCCCGCCCAACTCTTTTCTCTTATCCATGGAAGCCTCGCACAGATAATGATAAAGGTAGGCCAATGCCGCACTTCCCCAACTAATATTCTTCACCTCTTCTGGATCCCCAAGCCcattcaaccacataaatgGCACCTTACACCCCGTGGTGTCCGGTAGAATGAGACCTCCTAATAAAATTAAGGCATGGATATGTGCCCTTTGGATGTATACGTACATAGGTAGGTCATCACCCAGAGGCATCCTTGTCTGGTTGATCAGTGTGGTCATCAGCAAACCGCCTTGCTTTGTCTCTGTGGAAGTAtctggtatccatcccaacagatCGCGGCACTTGCTGGTCCAGTCTGGAAAGTTGTCATGATAGTCACGCCCTGTGAAAACGCGACCATCCGCCCTCAAGCCCCAAAtggcttgcacatcttccaaggtgATCGTCGCCTCACCGATCGGTAGATGGAAAGTGTGCGTCTCCGGTCTCCAACGCTCAATCAACGCCGTGATCAGCTCGTTGTCCACCTTCATGGGCTTCCCACAATCGatcacgcctttgaaaccaaagaCGTCAAGCCAATATCTAACATTCTCGTGAATTTCGACGTCCCAAGTCTTGCTTTCTGTCCTTCGGACTTTAAATACTTGGGTTGTGCCCTCTTTCATGAGTTTATGTGAAATGTGATGTTTCTGCAAATCTAAGTACATATTCAcgaaacaacaattacaaactaACATTTACAACACAAATTACATATCCATTCAAATTCATCTTCAAAATAACAACATATCATAAACCAATTCAACACCATTCATGCTTTATAAGGCCAAATTTACATATAGCTACTAAATTAGaaggttaaattaaaatatgcaatTCAACCTATACTTTATTCTTCAATAACAACCAAAATCATAACACCAAGCATCTCTAATATATGAATAACTATACAATAGAATGAATTTAGCCACTAAAATCCATTACAATTAACTAAACACCAAAAAATCGGACAAAATTGAGCAATttgttataaaccctaatttacaaaaattaggggaaatctaaacaaactatgcaaattaacaacaaataaggaAGGAATGTTGAAGGATTGAATGAAACTTACCGGAAAACGAGAGGAAATCGCCGGATTCGCCAAGAAATCGCCAAGGAATCGCCGGAAGTCGCCTATCAGAATTCTCTCTCGCGTGTATTCTGCCTGTCTGCCTCTCGCGGAACTGATTTAATTCgaaatagagacgcatgaggctcatgcgtctctttttaagacgcatgacgctcatgcgtcgtctattatattttaaaaaaacaatagacgcatgagggagatgcgtctatacctaagacgcatgaccctcatgcgtcgttaaaaaaacgaaaaaaatagagacgcatgaccctcatgcgtctctataaaagacg
Encoded proteins:
- the LOC121779177 gene encoding serine/threonine-protein phosphatase 7 long form homolog, whose amino-acid sequence is MSLMRLYFELNQFRERQTGRIHARENSDRRLPAIPWRFLGESGDFLSFSDLQKHHISHKLMKEGTTQVFKVRRTESKTWDVEIHENVRYWLDVFGFKGVIDCGKPMKVDNELITALIERWRPETHTFHLPIGEATITLEDVQAIWGLRADGRVFTGRDYHDNFPDWTSKCRDLLGWIPDTSTETKQGGLLMTTLINQTRMPLGDDLPMYVYIQRAHIHALILLGGLILPDTTGCKVPFMWLNGLGDPEEVKNISWGSAALAYLYHYLCEASMDKRKELGGPMMLLQLWAWERMPTLRHAFIGPVVERNNADRKCS
- the LOC121779176 gene encoding uncharacterized protein LOC121779176, whose product is MYSYLILEGDGVVGGLNDGEVVIDLPSDIILSNAGDPLKTFVENIYPSYMGPEEFRNCLHDRAILAPTLDVDDEVNQFMILMDQSQGRVYLSSDSISNSDSTSNGSSEIHSAEFLNNLNCSGTPNHELMLKV